A region of Thermococcus piezophilus DNA encodes the following proteins:
- a CDS encoding DUF996 domain-containing protein — protein sequence MSFGAISIGTILAAGLMILGVWFMKQSHDMIAEETGVGMFHTVALLYFVGAILMIVMIGMLLILIAAILEIVAFFSLPDEVPGRGEASLAI from the coding sequence ATGAGTTTCGGTGCGATTAGCATAGGCACCATTCTAGCAGCAGGTCTAATGATACTAGGCGTCTGGTTCATGAAGCAGAGCCACGACATGATAGCAGAGGAAACCGGTGTTGGCATGTTCCACACGGTTGCGTTGCTTTACTTCGTTGGCGCCATACTAATGATAGTCATGATTGGGATGCTGCTTATACTGATAGCCGCAATCCTCGAGATAGTGGCCTTCTTCTCCCTCCCGGACGAAGTTCCAGGAAGGGGCGAGGCTTCCCTGGCCATTTAA
- the thyX gene encoding FAD-dependent thymidylate synthase produces MGDGIKVKLVNYTKKPLETVTWAALISYWDEWETEAFERMGEQDVTMHLPKILGYGHESILEHAVLTFSIEGISRITSHQLVRHRIASYTQQSQRYIKLNPEDVEETFVIPESVKERPELYEKWKEFMKRAIELYEESYSEGVHQENARFILPQAVRTKIVVTMNLRELKHFLGLRACERAQWEIRDVAWKMLGEIAKNEELRPIIRWAKLGPRCVQLGYCPEGELMPPGCWKRTREKWKEVALG; encoded by the coding sequence ATGGGGGATGGAATCAAAGTCAAGCTTGTCAATTATACGAAAAAACCTCTGGAAACCGTCACTTGGGCAGCTCTTATAAGCTACTGGGATGAATGGGAGACAGAAGCCTTCGAGCGAATGGGCGAACAGGACGTCACGATGCACCTTCCGAAGATTCTCGGCTATGGCCATGAGTCCATTCTGGAGCATGCGGTTCTAACGTTTTCCATTGAGGGTATATCCAGGATTACCTCGCACCAGCTCGTTCGTCACAGAATAGCAAGCTATACGCAGCAGTCACAGCGCTACATAAAGCTCAACCCCGAGGACGTCGAGGAGACCTTCGTAATCCCCGAGAGCGTTAAGGAAAGGCCAGAGCTCTATGAAAAGTGGAAGGAATTCATGAAAAGGGCGATTGAGCTATACGAGGAGAGTTACAGCGAAGGTGTCCACCAAGAAAATGCTCGCTTCATCCTTCCCCAGGCAGTGAGGACCAAAATCGTCGTAACCATGAACCTTCGCGAGCTAAAGCACTTCCTTGGCCTTAGAGCCTGTGAGCGGGCCCAGTGGGAGATAAGGGATGTCGCCTGGAAGATGCTGGGAGAAATCGCCAAGAACGAAGAGCTGAGGCCGATAATCAGGTGGGCCAAGCTCGGGCCGAGGTGCGTTCAGCTTGGTTACTGTCCTGAAGGAGAGCTCATGCCGCCAGGCTGCTGGAAGAGGACGAGGGAGAAGTGGAAAGAAGTGGCTCTGGGGTGA
- a CDS encoding ACT domain-containing protein — protein MVGETVSILRDQTALTIISPGRIIETPGVVAFMTSALSSNGINITQVISCYKDTIFVIDRKDTPKAYQILEELIRRMQ, from the coding sequence TTGGTAGGAGAAACCGTCAGCATACTGAGGGATCAAACGGCACTCACCATAATAAGCCCAGGGAGAATAATTGAAACTCCTGGTGTAGTGGCCTTCATGACATCGGCACTCTCATCAAACGGGATAAATATAACTCAAGTGATTTCCTGCTACAAAGACACGATCTTTGTAATTGACCGAAAAGACACCCCAAAGGCATACCAAATTCTAGAAGAGCTGATAAGAAGGATGCAGTAA
- a CDS encoding Na+/H+ antiporter NhaC family protein yields the protein MGENISAYSAWFASWPYRFYPILAVILVYLVAATHRHYGLMLKAEYRTRKEGKVLRDGAQPMMTTEVDVGMSIRGKESVWVFILPVLALVLMTSSACGSLEVEVLPMQREDSRSFCRMQTRRGPSYGGSLSMVIVAMALVLAMKRMTLEDVEHTLVTGMKQMHFAMMILILSWSIKSACDAVGTADYIVGVASNVLSPGLIPLVVFVVVAFISFTTGTSWGTFSIMMPIAVPLSYQLSGSFGRLFTPALPQSLQGEYLATTAPPSVTQPS from the coding sequence GTGGGCGAAAACATAAGCGCTTACTCGGCTTGGTTTGCGAGCTGGCCTTACAGGTTTTATCCAATCCTCGCGGTCATCCTTGTCTACCTCGTAGCAGCTACTCACAGGCACTACGGTCTGATGTTGAAGGCCGAGTACAGGACCAGAAAGGAGGGTAAAGTGCTCCGCGACGGCGCCCAGCCGATGATGACCACCGAGGTCGATGTTGGAATGTCTATAAGGGGCAAGGAAAGCGTCTGGGTATTCATACTACCCGTCCTGGCACTGGTTCTTATGACTTCCTCGGCCTGTGGATCACTGGAAGTGGAAGTGCTGCCTATGCAGAGGGAGGATTCCAGGAGTTTCTGTCGAATGCAGACTCGACGTGGGCCCTCGTATGGGGGTTCGCTCTCAATGGTCATAGTTGCAATGGCGCTCGTCTTGGCCATGAAGAGAATGACCCTTGAGGATGTCGAGCACACCTTGGTCACGGGAATGAAGCAGATGCATTTTGCCATGATGATACTCATCCTCTCGTGGAGCATCAAGAGCGCCTGCGACGCCGTTGGAACTGCTGACTACATAGTCGGGGTGGCCTCAAACGTGCTCTCCCCTGGACTGATTCCCTTAGTCGTCTTTGTGGTGGTGGCGTTCATATCGTTCACGACAGGAACGAGCTGGGGAACCTTCTCGATAATGATGCCTATAGCGGTTCCGCTCTCCTACCAGCTCAGCGGAAGCTTTGGCCGATTGTTTACGCCAGCATTGCCTCAGTCTTTGCAGGGGGAGTATTTGGCGACCACGGCTCCCCCATCAGTGACACAACCATCATGA
- a CDS encoding Na+/H+ antiporter NhaC family protein, with product MSDTTIMSSMFSGCDHIDHVNTQIPYAFTLGVVGAVMLLLFAAGLRNGWVLLAIAVLLLGVLHLVLSEWYGRQAGIPHGKVPIYIVEES from the coding sequence ATCAGTGACACAACCATCATGAGCTCGATGTTCTCTGGCTGCGACCATATCGACCATGTGAACACTCAGATACCCTACGCCTTCACTTTGGGTGTTGTTGGTGCAGTGATGCTTCTGCTCTTCGCCGCCGGACTAAGGAACGGCTGGGTGCTACTGGCGATAGCGGTGCTCCTTCTTGGGGTGCTTCACCTTGTCCTCAGCGAGTGGTACGGCAGACAGGCGGGTATCCCACACGGCAAAGTTCCCATCTACATCGTAGAGGAAAGCTGA
- a CDS encoding HIT family protein, whose protein sequence is MKVLWAPWRIEYIRSSKYDGCIFCDFPKEKRDRERLILYRGKHSFIIMNNYPYNPGHVMIAPYRHVGKWEELTDEELLEIMKLSQLMIRALRKAMSPDGFNMGVNIGRVAGAGIDDHVHFHIVPRWNGDTNFMPVIANTKVIPESLEEAYDELKRALEEVLKEEKV, encoded by the coding sequence ATGAAAGTGCTCTGGGCACCTTGGAGGATAGAGTACATACGCTCATCTAAATACGACGGATGCATATTCTGCGACTTCCCGAAGGAGAAACGCGACAGGGAGAGGCTCATACTCTACCGCGGAAAGCACAGCTTCATAATAATGAACAACTACCCTTACAACCCCGGTCACGTTATGATAGCCCCCTACCGTCACGTCGGAAAGTGGGAGGAACTAACGGACGAAGAACTCCTTGAGATCATGAAGCTCTCCCAGCTCATGATAAGAGCCCTGAGGAAGGCTATGAGCCCCGATGGGTTCAACATGGGCGTGAACATTGGCCGCGTTGCAGGGGCAGGCATAGATGACCACGTGCACTTCCACATCGTGCCGAGGTGGAACGGCGACACAAATTTCATGCCGGTTATAGCCAATACGAAGGTCATCCCTGAATCACTGGAAGAGGCCTACGACGAGCTGAAGAGGGCACTTGAAGAAGTCCTAAAAGAAGAGAAAGTTTAA
- a CDS encoding 2,3-bisphosphoglycerate-independent phosphoglycerate mutase produces MKRKGLLIILDGLGDRPIKEFGGKTPLEYADTPNMDRLAKMGILGQQDPIKPGQPAGSDTAHLSIFGYDPYKVYRGRGFLEALGVGLDLDEDDLAFRVNFATIENGIITDRRAGRISTEEAHELAKAIQENVKLPVEFIFVGATGHRAVLVLRGMAAGYRVGENDPHEAGKPPHEFTYEDDASKKVAEILEEFVRQAHEVLEKHPINEKRKKEGKPVANYLLVRGAGTYPDIPMKFTEQWKVKAAAVVAVSLVKGVARAIGFDIYTPEGATGEYNTDAMAKAKKVVELLKDYDFVFLHFKPTDAAGHDNNPKLKAQMVEKADEMIGYIIDNIDFEEVVIAITGDHSTPCEVMNHSGDPVPLLIAGGGVRADHTEAFGERECMRGGIGRVKGHDIVSMMMDLMNRSEKFGA; encoded by the coding sequence GTGAAGAGGAAGGGACTTCTGATAATCCTCGATGGCCTCGGAGACAGGCCGATCAAAGAGTTCGGCGGAAAGACCCCGCTTGAGTACGCTGATACACCGAACATGGACAGGCTCGCCAAGATGGGAATCCTTGGCCAGCAGGACCCGATAAAGCCGGGCCAGCCAGCCGGCAGCGACACCGCTCACCTCTCGATATTCGGCTACGATCCATACAAGGTCTACCGCGGCAGGGGCTTCCTCGAGGCGCTGGGAGTCGGCCTCGACCTTGATGAGGACGACCTCGCCTTCAGGGTTAACTTCGCCACTATCGAGAACGGCATCATCACCGACAGGAGGGCCGGAAGAATAAGCACGGAGGAAGCCCACGAGCTCGCCAAGGCCATTCAGGAGAACGTCAAACTGCCTGTTGAATTCATCTTCGTTGGGGCGACCGGCCACAGGGCCGTTCTGGTGCTCAGGGGCATGGCCGCCGGCTATAGAGTCGGCGAGAACGACCCCCACGAGGCCGGAAAGCCGCCTCATGAGTTCACCTACGAGGACGATGCGAGCAAGAAGGTGGCAGAAATCCTCGAGGAGTTCGTGAGGCAGGCCCACGAGGTTCTCGAAAAGCACCCGATAAACGAGAAGAGGAAGAAGGAGGGCAAGCCGGTAGCGAACTACCTCCTTGTCAGGGGCGCGGGAACTTATCCGGACATACCGATGAAGTTCACCGAGCAGTGGAAGGTTAAGGCTGCTGCAGTCGTCGCCGTTTCCCTCGTCAAGGGCGTCGCAAGGGCGATAGGCTTTGACATATACACGCCCGAAGGGGCGACCGGGGAATACAATACCGATGCGATGGCCAAAGCCAAGAAGGTCGTTGAACTCCTCAAGGACTACGACTTCGTGTTCCTCCACTTCAAACCTACCGATGCTGCCGGCCACGATAACAACCCGAAGCTCAAGGCTCAAATGGTAGAGAAGGCCGACGAGATGATAGGATACATTATTGACAACATCGACTTCGAGGAGGTTGTTATAGCAATAACCGGCGACCACTCAACTCCATGCGAGGTTATGAATCATAGCGGCGACCCGGTTCCGCTCCTCATCGCCGGCGGTGGCGTCAGGGCCGACCATACTGAGGCCTTCGGTGAGCGCGAGTGCATGCGCGGTGGAATAGGCAGGGTGAAGGGTCACGACATAGTGTCTATGATGATGGATCTCATGAACCGCTCCGAGAAGTTCGGAGCCTGA
- a CDS encoding aldo/keto reductase — protein sequence MKRVPVFNDLKRIGSDRVTAIGIGTWGIGGYESPDYSRDKESIEALKHGLELGINLIDTAEFYGAGHSEELVREAIREFERDDMFIISKVWPTHFGYESAKKAARASAKRLGTHIDLYLLHWPSSSFEKIRETLHALEELVDEGLICYIGVSNFDLELLKHSQEVMKKYEIVANEVKYSLRDRWPETSGLLDYMKKETIALIAYTPLEKGSLARNECLAKIGERYGKTAAQVALNYLVGEDNVVAIPKAGSKDHLEENFGAMGWRLSKEDREKVRRCV from the coding sequence GTGAAGAGAGTTCCGGTTTTTAACGACCTCAAAAGGATCGGAAGTGACAGGGTCACTGCTATAGGCATAGGTACGTGGGGCATCGGCGGCTACGAGAGCCCTGATTACTCGCGAGATAAGGAGAGCATCGAAGCCCTCAAGCATGGTCTCGAGCTGGGTATCAATCTCATTGACACGGCGGAGTTCTACGGTGCCGGCCACAGCGAGGAGCTAGTGAGAGAAGCGATAAGGGAGTTTGAGCGGGACGATATGTTTATCATCAGCAAAGTATGGCCGACGCACTTCGGATACGAAAGCGCGAAGAAGGCCGCCAGAGCGAGCGCCAAGAGACTCGGCACCCACATAGACCTCTACCTCCTCCACTGGCCAAGCAGCAGCTTTGAGAAAATCAGGGAGACGCTTCACGCCTTGGAGGAGCTCGTTGATGAAGGATTAATTTGCTACATAGGAGTGAGCAACTTCGACCTTGAACTTCTCAAGCACTCCCAGGAAGTCATGAAAAAGTACGAGATAGTTGCTAACGAGGTGAAGTACTCCCTCAGAGACCGCTGGCCAGAGACAAGCGGCCTTCTCGACTATATGAAGAAAGAAACGATTGCCCTGATAGCATATACGCCACTCGAGAAGGGTTCCCTCGCGAGGAACGAGTGCCTGGCAAAAATCGGTGAGAGATACGGCAAAACCGCCGCTCAGGTCGCACTGAACTACCTCGTCGGGGAGGATAACGTCGTAGCCATCCCGAAGGCCGGGAGTAAAGACCACCTTGAAGAGAACTTTGGAGCCATGGGCTGGAGGCTCTCGAAAGAAGACCGTGAAAAGGTCCGGAGGTGCGTCTGA
- a CDS encoding aldehyde ferredoxin oxidoreductase family protein: MYGYHNRIARVNLSRGKVTYEKLDDETIRRFIGGKGLGYYIIYREVPPGTDPLSPANKLVFAPGGMTGLVPGSSKVIAMSKSPETGLISDSSGGDAFGPKLKGHFDALIIEGKAEKPVYLYIHDGEVEIIDAEDLWGRGTYEVAKEIWKEHPKASMAMIGPAGEKTARIANIIYDTERASGRGGLGAVLGSKKVKAVVVEPGQKPNVAHPEEFQRLWKEFYSEFATNPKYGHTRNYGTTDALRSSASLGMSPAYNFSRPYIPDELASKLAGDEVKKYEIEPEWFVHGKSCPIKCARYVEVEYKGRKIRVKPEYESIAMLGAATGVFNFQAVAYFNWLANNLGLDSIAAGATIAWLFEMVERGLIGENEIGFPVKGWGDEEAEEKILKLMAERKGIGAILADGVKRACERLGRGCEFAVHVKGMESPAWDPRGRRTYALSYATADVGASHLRGWPRPHQLPNQGPAKELVPSLIEGRDESYITDMLGVCKFIPYKMEDLARLYSIVTGEEWTVERLRKVAQAVESIARIHDALDWITPPYDDTIPPRWWEPEPEGPAEGNAAFIDYSDFLEARREFYRLRGWHEELGVPLPETMKELGYPEFNDDAGRALEVVKKRMGL, encoded by the coding sequence ATGTATGGCTACCACAACAGGATAGCACGGGTGAACCTGAGCAGAGGTAAGGTAACCTACGAGAAGCTTGACGACGAGACGATCAGGAGGTTCATAGGAGGAAAGGGGCTTGGCTACTACATCATCTACCGTGAGGTTCCGCCGGGAACCGATCCGCTCAGCCCGGCGAACAAGCTTGTCTTCGCTCCAGGAGGAATGACGGGCTTAGTTCCGGGCTCGAGTAAGGTCATAGCCATGAGCAAGAGCCCAGAGACTGGGTTAATAAGCGACTCCAGCGGTGGAGACGCCTTCGGGCCCAAGCTCAAGGGCCACTTCGACGCCCTGATAATCGAGGGGAAGGCAGAGAAGCCAGTATATCTCTATATCCATGATGGTGAGGTCGAGATAATAGACGCCGAAGACCTGTGGGGCAGAGGGACTTACGAAGTTGCTAAGGAAATCTGGAAGGAGCACCCAAAGGCCAGCATGGCCATGATAGGGCCCGCTGGAGAAAAAACTGCCAGGATAGCGAACATAATCTATGACACCGAGAGGGCCAGTGGAAGGGGCGGTCTTGGCGCGGTTCTTGGAAGCAAGAAGGTTAAGGCAGTCGTTGTGGAGCCGGGCCAGAAACCGAATGTTGCTCATCCGGAAGAGTTTCAGCGGCTCTGGAAGGAGTTCTACAGTGAGTTCGCCACTAATCCGAAGTACGGGCACACGAGGAACTACGGAACCACCGATGCCCTCAGGAGCTCGGCGAGCCTCGGCATGAGTCCTGCCTACAACTTCTCGAGGCCTTACATCCCGGACGAGCTGGCGAGCAAATTAGCGGGCGACGAGGTCAAGAAGTATGAGATAGAGCCGGAATGGTTCGTGCACGGCAAGAGTTGTCCGATAAAGTGCGCTCGCTACGTCGAGGTAGAATACAAAGGAAGGAAGATACGCGTCAAGCCCGAATACGAGAGCATAGCCATGCTCGGAGCAGCAACGGGAGTCTTCAACTTCCAGGCTGTTGCGTACTTCAACTGGCTTGCCAACAATCTCGGGCTGGACAGTATAGCGGCCGGAGCTACAATAGCGTGGCTTTTCGAGATGGTCGAGAGGGGCCTAATCGGCGAGAACGAGATAGGCTTCCCCGTTAAAGGCTGGGGTGACGAAGAGGCCGAAGAGAAGATCCTCAAGCTCATGGCCGAGAGGAAGGGCATCGGTGCGATCCTTGCCGATGGAGTAAAGCGTGCCTGCGAAAGGCTCGGAAGGGGCTGCGAGTTTGCAGTCCACGTCAAGGGCATGGAGTCACCGGCCTGGGACCCGCGTGGAAGGAGGACCTACGCCCTGAGCTACGCTACAGCCGACGTCGGAGCGAGCCACCTGAGGGGCTGGCCGAGGCCGCATCAGCTGCCCAACCAGGGGCCAGCTAAGGAGCTCGTGCCGTCCCTTATCGAGGGCAGGGATGAGAGCTACATCACCGACATGCTCGGCGTCTGTAAGTTCATACCCTACAAGATGGAAGACCTAGCGAGGCTCTACAGCATCGTCACTGGCGAGGAGTGGACGGTCGAGAGGCTGAGGAAAGTTGCCCAAGCGGTGGAGAGCATCGCCAGAATCCACGACGCCCTTGACTGGATCACGCCGCCGTACGACGATACCATACCGCCGCGCTGGTGGGAGCCCGAGCCTGAGGGGCCAGCGGAAGGCAACGCGGCGTTTATAGACTACAGCGACTTCCTTGAGGCGAGGAGAGAGTTCTATAGGCTCCGGGGCTGGCATGAAGAGCTTGGGGTTCCACTGCCGGAGACCATGAAGGAACTAGGCTATCCTGAGTTCAATGACGATGCTGGGAGGGCTTTGGAGGTCGTAAAGAAGAGAATGGGGCTTTGA
- a CDS encoding tRNA-binding protein, producing the protein MWDTSKDYRLLVAEKSVELFLKTIEGAKFKGKWDKKRAIQLAKEMIPEIQAMRYSYVEPKELIETPQMQALKEKANGIIEALGGDDWHHKFLSLADKSEREKVEEAIAKIRFFLNTILGLEGRLALGKINDPVIAVDIKVGEVMSVGKHPNADRLLVTNVNIGERAITVVTNDLTVKEGNRVAVALLPPANFRGIVSEGMFLGAGEGVLKDVKGEIGGLPKGIPLEAFKETRNLVEVFLKG; encoded by the coding sequence ATGTGGGATACGAGCAAGGACTATCGCCTGCTTGTGGCGGAGAAATCGGTGGAGCTCTTTCTGAAGACGATTGAAGGAGCCAAGTTCAAGGGGAAGTGGGACAAGAAGAGGGCCATTCAGCTGGCAAAGGAGATGATTCCCGAGATACAGGCGATGAGATACTCCTACGTCGAGCCGAAGGAACTCATAGAGACTCCGCAGATGCAGGCTCTGAAGGAGAAGGCCAACGGCATAATCGAGGCTCTTGGTGGAGACGACTGGCACCACAAGTTCCTCAGTCTGGCCGACAAGAGCGAGCGCGAGAAGGTTGAGGAGGCCATCGCGAAGATAAGGTTCTTCCTGAACACTATACTGGGCCTCGAAGGGCGCTTGGCTCTCGGCAAAATAAACGATCCGGTCATAGCGGTGGACATAAAGGTCGGAGAGGTCATGAGCGTCGGGAAGCACCCCAACGCGGACAGGCTTTTGGTTACGAACGTCAACATCGGAGAGAGGGCAATAACTGTGGTCACCAACGACCTCACCGTTAAGGAGGGTAACCGCGTTGCCGTTGCCCTGCTCCCGCCGGCGAACTTCCGCGGAATAGTCAGCGAGGGGATGTTCCTCGGCGCCGGTGAAGGCGTCCTCAAGGACGTCAAGGGAGAGATCGGCGGCCTGCCGAAGGGAATCCCGCTCGAGGCATTCAAAGAGACGAGGAACCTTGTAGAGGTGTTTTTGAAGGGATAA
- a CDS encoding tetratricopeptide repeat protein, which translates to MELRISKEDYKGALKSALRIDTPIKRLIALTEVLTAFPRDEVLANMLDTLESISATPERALAYSLLGRALYTLNKDRGAEAYFERALTLTNSIGSPRIRGEVFAGIARNLVLSDRYKDALELFKRAVELLQTSRGLSSAAISSLIRIARLMEKSANEIPNPMAIEFYELARDVYSSIWFRLQAKHLEEKIELVRDVLKRGKVAVEELLERGEVELAIETMRFLPLESRAISMLELSYWLFLHEQPRLGKRVFEDALEIIFVGKFRPTDVELERVAYRLLRIGLLEEPLVLAGIIGDNKRASELLGKIAMAYARWDDKAKARSIAEGIMDESVKNRVLKALEGEEDVGYEQGLSPACGGEIGGALSEDD; encoded by the coding sequence GTGGAGCTTCGCATATCGAAGGAGGATTACAAAGGTGCCCTCAAGAGCGCGTTGAGGATAGATACTCCAATAAAGAGACTCATTGCTCTCACGGAGGTTCTGACAGCTTTTCCAAGGGACGAAGTCCTTGCCAACATGCTTGACACCCTGGAATCCATAAGCGCTACTCCAGAGAGGGCACTGGCCTACTCGCTCCTCGGTAGGGCCCTCTACACCCTCAACAAGGACAGAGGCGCCGAAGCTTACTTCGAACGGGCCCTCACACTGACAAACTCCATAGGCTCCCCGAGGATAAGGGGGGAAGTCTTCGCAGGGATAGCGAGGAACCTCGTCCTTTCCGATAGATACAAAGACGCCTTGGAGCTTTTTAAAAGAGCCGTCGAGCTCCTTCAGACCTCGAGGGGACTGTCCTCTGCCGCGATCTCATCGTTGATAAGGATAGCAAGGCTCATGGAGAAGAGCGCGAATGAGATTCCTAATCCGATGGCCATCGAGTTCTACGAGCTGGCGAGAGATGTTTACTCGTCCATCTGGTTCAGGCTCCAGGCGAAACATCTCGAGGAAAAAATAGAGCTCGTAAGGGACGTCCTCAAGCGCGGCAAGGTCGCCGTTGAGGAGCTCCTCGAGAGGGGAGAGGTCGAACTGGCGATAGAAACCATGCGCTTCCTGCCCCTTGAGAGCAGGGCGATCTCAATGCTGGAGCTCTCCTACTGGCTTTTCCTTCACGAGCAGCCAAGACTTGGAAAAAGGGTCTTTGAAGATGCTCTCGAGATAATCTTTGTGGGCAAGTTCAGACCAACTGATGTGGAGCTTGAGCGCGTTGCTTATAGGCTCCTCCGCATAGGGCTCCTTGAGGAGCCGCTGGTTCTCGCAGGGATTATTGGAGACAACAAGCGTGCTTCGGAGCTCCTTGGGAAGATAGCAATGGCCTACGCGCGCTGGGACGACAAAGCTAAGGCCCGCTCGATAGCCGAGGGTATAATGGACGAAAGCGTTAAGAACCGCGTTCTGAAAGCTCTGGAGGGTGAAGAAGATGTGGGATACGAGCAAGGACTATCGCCTGCTTGTGGCGGAGAAATCGGTGGAGCTCTTTCTGAAGACGATTGA
- a CDS encoding DHH family phosphoesterase yields the protein MRGKIKLKRFMENAGDKSFLLLCHHNADPDSLGSAIAFALYLKSIGIEKVRIGVAQSVSSYTKRLLTFSPVPIEKDPQVREDVVVIFDTSSIEQLEPIEIPKDKFIIMIDHHAEKENPIRADIMIVDSSRTSTAEIVWELFKYLGFYDETSAKALLAGIVTDTATFRYSNAKTFKTMNEILERFPIQMGEIYNLVAPVSDENIDQAKRMAVLKACQRLELRKFRKYIIAVSKVSAYESLACKTFIQLGADIAIVGSEKKDVRISARAKENLVKKGLHLGKIMEKVGPIIEGSGGGHAGAAGANGKANLDEAIKLILKEIEKFLRKRE from the coding sequence ATGAGGGGAAAGATAAAGCTTAAGCGTTTCATGGAGAATGCAGGGGACAAATCCTTCCTCCTGCTCTGTCATCACAATGCAGACCCGGATTCTCTTGGCTCCGCTATAGCCTTTGCCCTCTACCTTAAATCAATTGGAATAGAGAAGGTCAGAATCGGCGTGGCTCAGAGTGTTTCCTCCTACACAAAAAGGCTACTCACCTTTTCCCCGGTTCCCATCGAGAAGGATCCACAGGTTCGCGAGGACGTCGTTGTGATATTTGACACGTCCTCAATTGAGCAGCTCGAACCTATTGAAATTCCCAAGGACAAGTTCATAATCATGATAGACCACCACGCCGAGAAGGAGAATCCAATAAGGGCTGATATAATGATTGTTGATTCCTCAAGAACTTCGACCGCTGAAATCGTCTGGGAGCTGTTTAAATATCTCGGCTTTTATGACGAGACCTCAGCTAAGGCCCTCTTGGCGGGAATAGTCACCGACACCGCGACATTCCGCTACTCCAATGCCAAAACCTTCAAGACCATGAACGAGATTCTGGAGAGGTTTCCCATCCAGATGGGAGAGATATACAACCTGGTTGCCCCCGTCAGCGACGAGAACATTGACCAAGCGAAGAGGATGGCCGTGCTGAAGGCCTGCCAGAGACTCGAGCTGAGGAAGTTCAGAAAGTACATCATAGCGGTGTCAAAGGTTTCAGCATATGAATCCCTCGCCTGCAAGACATTCATCCAGCTTGGAGCCGATATAGCAATAGTCGGAAGTGAGAAGAAGGACGTCAGAATCTCTGCGAGGGCCAAAGAAAACCTGGTAAAGAAAGGCCTTCACCTCGGTAAAATCATGGAGAAGGTCGGGCCGATTATAGAAGGCTCTGGTGGCGGCCACGCTGGTGCCGCCGGAGCGAACGGGAAGGCCAACCTTGACGAGGCCATAAAGCTGATTTTGAAGGAGATTGAGAAGTTTTTGAGGAAAAGAGAGTAA
- a CDS encoding DUF3194 domain-containing protein, translated as MDERSSGKRVIHIGLPELSEEQLIEIGELAQEKIIDYVFDHLTRSEVKDIEVTMRINRGETLDLEIEVYLEVPIFVKVDVDKLIDEAVERAYERVETRLRAIADEGKDKA; from the coding sequence ATGGACGAGAGAAGCAGTGGGAAAAGGGTTATCCACATTGGGCTTCCGGAGCTGAGCGAGGAGCAACTCATAGAGATAGGCGAGCTTGCCCAGGAGAAGATAATAGACTACGTCTTTGACCACCTCACGCGGAGCGAGGTCAAGGACATAGAGGTGACGATGAGAATAAACCGCGGGGAGACCCTCGATCTGGAGATTGAAGTCTATCTCGAGGTTCCCATCTTTGTGAAGGTGGACGTTGATAAGCTCATAGATGAGGCCGTGGAGAGAGCCTACGAGAGAGTGGAGACGAGGCTGAGGGCGATAGCCGATGAGGGGAAAGATAAAGCTTAA
- a CDS encoding prefoldin subunit beta has protein sequence MQNIPPQVQAMLGQLESYQGQLQLVIQQKQKVQLELTEAKKALEEIEKVEDGTVIYKTVGTLIVETDKAKALEELKEKVETLEVRLNALERQEKKLNEKLKELTQKIQAALRPTAG, from the coding sequence ATGCAGAACATTCCGCCGCAGGTTCAGGCTATGTTGGGCCAGCTCGAGAGCTACCAGGGGCAGCTCCAGCTTGTCATCCAGCAGAAGCAGAAGGTTCAGCTCGAGCTCACCGAGGCAAAGAAGGCTCTGGAGGAAATCGAGAAGGTTGAGGATGGAACCGTCATCTACAAGACCGTGGGAACGCTTATAGTCGAGACCGACAAGGCCAAGGCCCTCGAGGAGCTGAAGGAGAAGGTCGAAACCCTCGAAGTCCGTCTCAACGCCCTCGAGAGGCAGGAAAAGAAGCTCAACGAGAAGCTCAAGGAGCTCACCCAGAAGATTCAGGCCGCTCTCAGGCCGACCGCTGGCTGA